AGTATGCATTTGTTAAGATTTAATTCCTAATCATTGGATATGGTTAAGCCTTCCTCTGCTGGATTACAAAGCTATTTACTTTCAAAAGTCTCTTTCCTGTGTATGCATGAGAAGATCATGCCCAAGGTGTGACTGTGCCTTCCCCATACTTAGCTCAACCTTTTCCCACCTTCGGTTGAATAGAAGCATATCCAGATGTCACATCACTTTTTGAATCCTTTGCAATCCTTTTGAAAAGCTTGAAGTACATGGCAGTAACAGCCTTACTGATACTATATACCAGTTCCTAACTTGCCACTGACACATAGGCAGACTTCTTCCTTGCTGCAGTAGCAGCCAGAAGCTTACTTCCAGTGGTTTAACTACTCTGACCTTTAAGTCGCTTATAGAATAGCTGCCTGGTAGGATATTGTTCTTCATCTACAGCTGCCTTACAATCTATCATCCTTGACGACCTGTCACCTTTTGATACATTTAAAAGAGATTCGGTGGTATGCTACTTTGCAGTCAGGTtgcaagagcaaaaaaaaagttctcacaGAAACTCTTTACTGTATCTAAAATttgacagaagagaaagcagagataataAGGAaatctctctttcatttttatgcacTGGATGCGTTTTTCTTGGCTTCATTCAACATATGCCGATAAATGATGTTTTAACTCAGTGTGATTTCAAACTATCACCAACCTCAAGAAAACTGAGGTAacttagtgaaaaaaaaaaaaaataatttgcccCAAATTAAACATTTGGCCTCAGCCTTGTGGGGAgactttttaaatctttgtacTAAATCTGAAAGAAACATTGAAATGAATACCTCATTTAGacttacaatttattttctttaaaaagtcacaATGAGACTGTGTAGTATTTAAAGACCTGTTTTTTTTACCTTGTCAAGATTAATAACCCAGCAGGCCTGCCACTAACGTAAGTTTAAGTGGAAAATGTTACCCACCCTTCCTCCACAGAGCACCATTTTTGTGGTCCTTCTGAGAGGTACAATTCTCCTCGTTCCTGGCTGATGTAGGATATGATATTCTGGGAGGGGCTGAGCCTTTCTGCATTCATATTCATGTGAGCGCAGCCATGTAGCATCCTCCCTTACCTCCACGCCATGCAACAGCATCGCTATAAATAAGTGAAATCTTGGAAGATTATAAAAGTAGTATTCAGATCCTTGTTGTTTTCAGTTGCTATCCATCAACTACCATTAAGCAGTGTTTTACACGTAAAGTTCATGACACACTGAAGCCAGTGTGAATCAGCTGAAGACCAGGTGCTGGCAGCATAGCTGTGCCAGTTTACGTCAGCTCAATAGAATGGTGTCATTTACACCATGAAGAGAGAGCAAAGGACATGACCCTGTCTGTATCCATGCCTCTTTAGGcatttttgcaatttatttattattattatttttaactgctggTGTACATTCATGGGAAATACACATGACCCTAATTTTAGTGCTGTAATACAGTAAACATCTTGCTCTCTTTAAAAACTACAAATGAGCAAACAGCCATGCCTGTATATGTTTGCAGAAATGACCACACTGACATGCATGAGAACTTGAAAGAGAAACTGGTTGGAAAGTGAAGCGAAATTGGGTTTCGCTGGAGAACtcccagaaagcaaacaaacagggaaaaggggagcaggaggcagaaacAATAGGGTTAAAAAGCAGTAACTCCTAAACACCAGAGCTGTTACTGACACAGATGGGGAAAGGCACTTCTCACAGGGCTGTTTTTTATTCAGCCAGTGCCTGTTTaatgggaggaaggagaaagacaagACCGGGGATCGCAAGGGAGCTGGGCAACGTGAAGGAAAGAGTTAAGGCTGGAGTCACCCTCTCTGAAGTGCTCTGTGATGCTGTGCAGTGTTTCAGCCCCCagagccttcctcctcctcctccctccctgtgTATGAGTGGGGAGGAGGCGGGTTCTGCTGAGCTGTTAAATCCTGAGTGAAGTTTCCCCCATTTCCAGTGGCCACCGTTGTCTGAGGCTGGTtcggagcagggctggggttaCACTGACATTTCTGGGACCATAGCCAGccaagaagggaaggagaagaaaagacgAGACTTTCACAACTTGCTTTTGTCTGAGTGTGGAGAAAGGGGAACGGGAAgcgtccttttttttttcaaacatcacattcctgtgtttttcttcagcctggaaaatatattaatgctGGTGCTTTCCTCTCTGGAAACAAAGGAGCTAAACCGGACTGAGGAAGCAAGGAGTGGGAAGGAGGCTTGGGGAAGTTTAAAAGAGAGGGactcagagcagctgggagtTCCCTTTCCTTAAATGAAATCTCTGCCTGTGCGGGTAACCGGCACAGAAAGAAGCCAGACCTGCAGGTAAATGGAGAAGCAGAGATCCCAAAGGAAACTTCCACTCGCCTTGTCCCACTTGTCgagaaggtgaagaaaaaaaagaaagttaaaagaTACACGAGTAGACGGACGGGCTCTGGGACCTGCTGGGCTGTGTAAGGATAAatcactgagcagcagcaaagctgtatGGCATTGCTctccttttaaaggaaaaagacgTGAAACCTCATCTCGGGAAGGGGAAGTTCCCTGGGAGTGTAAGTCTCAAGTCAAACTCTTGGCTTTCTCTTCTATGTACTGGACCCTTTCTCTGTGTGTGcttgcatgtgtgtatgtgagagtgtgagagagagaaaggaggatGTGGATCGCAGTGTCCTTTTGGACAGAGTCATGTTACAGACAGATGATCTCATTTTGCATAAAATGATCCATTTTGTGCTTTCCCCAAAACAACCTGTAAACTATAAAACCaccagggcagggctgaggtGTAACTACCACCCTTAAATCACTGAAACTCCCCAGCCTctgttttgtggttgttgttttgttttaaacacttGTGCAAGATAGCATCACACTGTTAACATCTaactttttctcctcctcctccctgcaagCAGATTGCACAATGAACTGGAGGCCAGCTCTCAGCTtagccctgctgtgggcagcgTGGCTAGTTTGCAGCTCTGAGAAGACGGGGAGGCTAGCAGAGAGAGGGAGCCATGGAGCTAGGAAAGTGCCTCTGGCTTACAGGGCTCCAAGCAGCCTCCTGAGAAGGTCTGGAGCATCCCCGAGGAGTCTGAGCCCGAATCCCCAACACCCTGTCACCAAGAGGGATTCTTCAGCACCTCCAAAGGCACCTGCCAGTCTCCTGAAAGAGGAAGCACGTTCCCACCCCAGGGGCATGGGCACCAGAGCAAGACGGATACAGAGACTCACAGCCACAGCCAAATACTCCAAATCTGAGATGATTAAGGACGAAGGGATATCTACTGCCGCACAATCACGGGTAGCACGCTTCCCTTCGGGGTCAAGTTCCCCCAATGTCCTGGCCAGCTTTGCTGGGAAAAATCGGGTGTGGGTCATTTCTGCCCCCCACGCCTCAGAAGGCTACTACCGGCTCATGATGAGCCTGCTGAAAAATGACGTTTACTGCGAACTGGCTGAGAGGCACATCCAGCAGATTGTGTTGTTCCatgaagaaggggaagaagggggaaaagtCAGAAGGATAACCAATGAAGGAAAAATCCTGGAACAGCCACTAGATCCTGCCCTCATCCCTAAGCTCATGAGCTTCTTGaaactggaaaaggggaaatttGGCATGGTGCTGTTGAAGAAAACTCTGCAGGTGGAGGAAAGGTACCCTTATCCAGTCAGGCTAGAGGCCATGTATGAAGTCATTGACCAGAACCCCATCAGAAAAATTGAGAAGATGAGGCAGAAGGGCTTCATACAGACTTGCAAAGCAGCTGGGGTGGAGGGACAAGTGGTTGAGGAAGACAATAACGGGGGCAGCACCCAACCTACCCCTGGCGGTGGACATGTCCAGGTGTCAGCAAAGAAGGAGGAGCCAAGGAGGAGCAACAACCAGCTGACAAGGACCAAAACCATGAGGAAACCAATGACAACCACCGTGGCTACTCCTCTGCCCACAGTAAGGACCACTACCCTCCCTaccaccaccacaaccaccCGGGCCACCACCCGTGCAGTGACAACAGCAAGCAGGCCTACAACGACAaccacccccctccccaccacgCAGAGGACCTGGACCACAAAGTCGCACACGATCACGGAGTACCACAGGCCGCCGGCAGCCGCTGAGACCACCACACCACGCGTTGCGGCCTCTGAGGACTTCTACTCTCCTGTGTGGAAGGCAAACCGCAAGGACCGGCAGCGTGGCCACCCGGAGAAACAGCCAGTGGCCACACGGAAACCAAGCAAAGCTGGCCGCCATGAGAGTTTCACTGAAGTCCCTACAGCCCCCTCGGTGCACTACACGAAGGCAAGTGTGAGTAGGTTTAAAGATAACCGAACGGACAGGAAGGACTACAACCACAGGGACCTGAATGTCACACCAGGGCAACACAAGCCAACCAAGACTAAACCACCAAAAAAGAAGACCCAAGAAAAGATATTGAGCAATGAATATGAAGATAAATATGACCCCAGCAAGCCCGCTAGTCCCCATTTAGATGAAGAGATCACAGTGGGAAGTGTTccttcaaagaaaggaaaagagtcAAAGAAGCATGAGCGAATGGATAAGCctgagaagaagaagaagaaggacaGACCTGACAAGCTGCAGAAGAGTGAGAAGCAGTCCAGGAAGgacaaagctgagaaaaagagCAAGCAGGACAA
The nucleotide sequence above comes from Oxyura jamaicensis isolate SHBP4307 breed ruddy duck chromosome 1, BPBGC_Ojam_1.0, whole genome shotgun sequence. Encoded proteins:
- the CCDC80 gene encoding coiled-coil domain-containing protein 80, which produces MNWRPALSLALLWAAWLVCSSEKTGRLAERGSHGARKVPLAYRAPSSLLRRSGASPRSLSPNPQHPVTKRDSSAPPKAPASLLKEEARSHPRGMGTRARRIQRLTATAKYSKSEMIKDEGISTAAQSRVARFPSGSSSPNVLASFAGKNRVWVISAPHASEGYYRLMMSLLKNDVYCELAERHIQQIVLFHEEGEEGGKVRRITNEGKILEQPLDPALIPKLMSFLKLEKGKFGMVLLKKTLQVEERYPYPVRLEAMYEVIDQNPIRKIEKMRQKGFIQTCKAAGVEGQVVEEDNNGGSTQPTPGGGHVQVSAKKEEPRRSNNQLTRTKTMRKPMTTTVATPLPTVRTTTLPTTTTTTRATTRAVTTASRPTTTTTPLPTTQRTWTTKSHTITEYHRPPAAAETTTPRVAASEDFYSPVWKANRKDRQRGHPEKQPVATRKPSKAGRHESFTEVPTAPSVHYTKASVSRFKDNRTDRKDYNHRDLNVTPGQHKPTKTKPPKKKTQEKILSNEYEDKYDPSKPASPHLDEEITVGSVPSKKGKESKKHERMDKPEKKKKKDRPDKLQKSEKQSRKDKAEKKSKQDKDRSKKSKKGSRTENEDFPKPNKKPFLQPPRKSVTDLLEYFEGKRRLILITTPKADNNMYVQQRDEYLESFCKMATRKISVITIFGTMNNSSMKIDHFQLDNEKPMKVIEDEDLVDQQLISELRKEYGMTYNDFFMVLTDTDMKVKQYYEVPIAMKSVFDLIDTFQSRIKDMERQKKEGIVCKEDKKQSLESFLSRFRWRRRLVVISAPSDEDWAYSQQLAALSGQACNFGLRHITILKLLGVGEDIGGVLELYPINGSSTVDREDIPANLVKDIRNYFQISPEYFSMLLVGKDGNVKSWYPSPMWSMAIVYDLIDSMQLRRQEMTIQQSLGMQCPDDEYGGYGYHSYHQGYQEGYQDDYRHHGSYHHGYPY